A section of the bacterium genome encodes:
- a CDS encoding flavin reductase family protein produces MPEPRHRALDLGACSPAAAYHLLTALVLPRPIAWITTLNEDGSVNLAPFSFFNVVCADPPMMMVSIGRREGVPKDTARNLRARPDFVVNLPAADQADLVQASAADLPYGESELSALGLATLPARLVAPPRLADTPTQLECRVEQWLELGRGPVDLILGRILEAHTLTEALDERGRPRAEALRPLARLSSGHFATLGPSFKTSR; encoded by the coding sequence ATGCCTGAGCCGCGCCACCGGGCGCTGGACCTGGGCGCCTGCTCCCCGGCGGCGGCCTACCATCTGCTGACCGCCCTCGTCCTGCCCCGCCCCATCGCCTGGATCACCACCCTGAACGAGGACGGGAGCGTCAACCTGGCGCCCTTCTCCTTCTTCAACGTGGTGTGCGCCGATCCGCCCATGATGATGGTGAGCATCGGCCGGCGGGAGGGCGTCCCCAAGGACACGGCGCGCAACCTGCGCGCCCGGCCCGACTTCGTCGTCAACCTGCCCGCCGCCGATCAGGCGGACCTCGTCCAGGCTTCCGCCGCTGATCTCCCTTACGGCGAAAGCGAGCTGAGCGCTCTGGGGCTGGCCACCCTGCCCGCCCGACTGGTGGCGCCCCCCCGCCTGGCCGACACGCCCACCCAGCTGGAATGCCGCGTCGAGCAGTGGCTGGAGCTGGGCCGGGGACCGGTCGACCTCATTCTGGGCCGCATCCTCGAGGCCCACACCCTGACGGAGGCCCTGGACGAGCGGGGACGCCCCCGGGCGGAGGCGCTCCGCCCCCTCGCCCGCCTGTCTTCCGGCCACTTCGCCACCCTCGGCCCCTCCTTCAAGACCTCCCGCTGA
- a CDS encoding heavy metal-associated domain-containing protein, producing MMELTLRVAGMTCPNCAGHVQRAVEALAEGLQAKVHLEQGLVVVSAARLPEEATLARAITQAGFRFEGRMDA from the coding sequence ATGATGGAACTGACCCTGCGCGTGGCCGGCATGACCTGCCCCAACTGCGCCGGACACGTGCAACGAGCCGTGGAGGCCCTGGCGGAGGGGCTGCAGGCCAAGGTCCACCTGGAGCAGGGCCTGGTCGTGGTGAGCGCCGCCCGCCTGCCGGAGGAGGCGACCCTGGCCCGGGCCATCACCCAGGCCGGCTTCCGGTTCGAGGGGCGGATGGATGCCTGA
- a CDS encoding carbonic anhydrase, translated as MSRQAAVGAGSDHPGLAGILAGNRQWAARLRSRDPDFFQRLVDQQSPRWMWIGCSDSRVPANEIMGLAPGEVFVHRNVANLVQMGDLNCLAALQYAVEALRVEHIIVCGHGNCGGVRAALEETAHGLIDYWIWDIRQTRERHREGLAALAPEAQTEALCELNVLEQVAHLAQSKILRGAWGRSWPVQVHGLFYHLEDGLLRDLGASLGATGDHGEILQGAVRACLAVRGAEAEESGP; from the coding sequence ATGAGCCGGCAAGCCGCTGTTGGCGCCGGGTCCGATCATCCGGGCTTGGCCGGCATCCTGGCTGGCAACCGCCAGTGGGCCGCCCGCCTGCGATCCCGCGACCCGGACTTCTTCCAGCGTCTGGTGGACCAGCAGTCGCCGCGCTGGATGTGGATCGGCTGCAGCGACTCGCGGGTGCCCGCCAACGAGATCATGGGCCTGGCCCCGGGGGAGGTCTTCGTCCACCGCAACGTGGCCAACCTGGTGCAGATGGGGGATCTCAATTGCCTCGCCGCGCTCCAGTACGCGGTGGAGGCGCTGCGGGTCGAGCATATCATCGTCTGCGGCCACGGCAACTGCGGCGGCGTGCGGGCGGCGCTGGAGGAGACGGCCCACGGCCTTATCGATTACTGGATCTGGGACATCCGCCAGACCCGCGAGCGCCACCGGGAGGGCCTCGCCGCTTTGGCGCCGGAGGCGCAGACGGAGGCCCTCTGCGAACTGAACGTGCTGGAGCAAGTGGCCCACCTGGCCCAGTCCAAGATCCTGCGCGGCGCCTGGGGACGCAGCTGGCCGGTCCAGGTGCATGGCCTCTTCTATCATCTGGAGGACGGCCTGCTGCGCGACCTGGGAGCCAGCCTGGGCGCCACCGGCGATCACGGGGAGATTCTTCAAGGCGCCGTGCGCGCCTGCCTGGCCGTGCGGGGCGCGGAAGCGGAGGAGAGCGGCCCATGA